The Drosophila teissieri strain GT53w chromosome X, Prin_Dtei_1.1, whole genome shotgun sequence genome has a segment encoding these proteins:
- the LOC122623667 gene encoding ran-binding protein 16 isoform X3, producing the protein MDIQQLEVLCKQLYEATDIRIRAEAEKALVTFVSSQDALPKCQLLLDRADSSYAQLLAASTLTKLIQGLSLEQRIDIRSYALNYLATVPNLQHFVVQALVTLLAKITKFGWFDSFKEEMVFQNLLEDVKKFLQGSVEHCTIGVQILSQLVCEMNSVVEMDVHLSFSKNRKIATSYRDQQLFETFLLSCSLLITARDNSKNINFMDESQQALISHVLRLTKNCLSFDFIGSSTDESADDMNNVQIPTAWRPAFLDSNTLKLFFDLYQILPNGLASYSISCLVQMTSVRRSLFSNSERTKFLTHLVEGVRDILNTLHGLSDPDNYHEFCRLLARLKSNYQLGELIAVPCYAEAIQLIAKFTVQSLHVWLFAPNSVHYLLTLWQRMVASVPYVKSPDPHLLGTYTPEVIKAYIDSRLDAVPVIVRDNLDDPLDDLCMVQQQLEQLSVIERCEYNKTCSLLVQHFDQKAREYENLLQTPNANTIDITIHELQLTWLVYIIGSAIVGRLSVTTSDEHDTMDAELVIRVLQLMSLTDARLPQAGCEKLELAILSFLDQVRKMHSSEQAQKANLNKRLSEVFGLSDEQMLLSFINRKIITNLKFWGRSEPIITKTLMLLSDLSVHFNSVRKLARLEEVQFMLTHHTSEHFPFLGTNSTLSEMRCRTMFYTSLGRLLMFDLGEDEERFYNFLEPLTNQFESLGSVLMDNNIFSNEEAKKAIIGLARDLRGLALPLNARIQYTMLFEWLYYADYLPILLRAMELWAHDPAVTTPILKLFAELVHCRTQRLAGNVSSPMGILLFREASKLICIYGNRILHQEVPRDRLYPMRLKGIAICFLILKNSLGGNYVNCGVFKLYGDDTLDSVLNIIAKLILTIEQSDLLEYPKLSTAYYNLLNCLSQDHVSYLAALEPAAFVYILKSLTKGLAALDSAIYISCCTILDSIVSYIFKQLQMKVSTFPNKKLRSLNQENAQFLKVVEMNSELLQSMMSSLLNNVLAEDCRNQWSMSRPLLVLILLYEDYYRSLKDRIICGQPIEKQQTMAQWFDDLMVGIERNVSSKNKEKFTQNLSTFRRDVVNLPKSTTGGADYIATNASSAADQNANSGNHSMVRKRKHGDRRVFKDIAGGK; encoded by the exons ATG GATATACAACAGCTGGAGGTGCTTTGCAAGCAACTCTATGAAGCCACAGACATAAGAATACGTGCCGAGGCGGAAAAAGCCCTAGTCACATTTGTAAGCAGCCAGGATGCGCTGCCCAAATGCCAGTTGCTGCTGGACAGAGCCGATTCCAGCTATGCCCAGTTACTGGCCGCCTCCACACTCACCAAACTCATTCAGGGATTAAGTCTGGAGCAGAGGATTGACATTCGCAGCTATGCTCTTAACTATCTGGCCACCGTACCCAATCTGCAGCACTTCGTTGTCCAGGCCTTGGTTACTCTGCTGGCGAAGATAACCAAGTTTGGATGGTTCGATTCGTTCAAGGAGGAAATGGTGTTCCAAAACCTCTTGGAAGATGTCAAAAAGTTCTTGCAG GGCTCCGTTGAGCACTGCACCATTGGCGTCCAAATTCTATCACAACTGGTTTGTGAGATGAACTCAGTTGTCGAGATGGACGTGCACCTGTCCTTCTCCAAAAATCGCAAAATAGCCACATCGTATCGAGACCAGCAACTCTTTGAAACCTTTCTGCTATCCTGCTCTCTGCTGATCACAGCCCGTGATAATAGCAAAAACATTAACTTCATGGACGAGTCGCAGCAAGC gttAATATCACACGTTTTACGTCTAACGAAAAATTGCCTGAGCTTCGACTTTATTGGCAGTTCCACAGATGAATCTGCGGATGATATGAACAACGTTCAG ATACCCACAGCTTGGCGTCCTGCATTCTTAGATTCGAACACACTTAAACTCTTTTTTGATTTATACCAAATTTTGCCCAATGGTTTAGCTAGCTACTCCATATCCTGCCTGGTTCAAATGACATCTGTGCGTCGCTCTCTTTTTAGTAATTCTGAGAGAACAAAATTTCTAACGCACTTGGTCGAAGGAGTCAgagatattttaaatactctCCAC GGCTTGAGTGACCCAGATAACTATCACGAGTTCTGCCGTTTGCTGGCTCGTCTTAAGTCTAATTATCAATTGGGTGAACTTATAGCGGTCCCATGTTATGCTGAAGCAATCCAACTAATAGCTAAGTTTACTGTCCAATCCctgcat GTATGGCTTTTTGCACCGAACAGTGTACATTACTTACTCACACTTTGGCAACGCATGGTTGCGTCTGTACCATATGTTAAGTCCCCGGATCCGCATTTGCTAGGTACCTACACGCCGGAGGTTATCAAGGCGTATATTGACTCGCGCCTGGATGCTGTTCCTGTTATTGTCCGTGACAATTTGGATGATCCACTAGACGATCTGTGTATGGTGCAGCAACAGCTGGAGCAACTGTCGGTAATCGAAAGGTGCGAGTATAACAAGACGTGTAGTCTGCTTGTCCAGCATTTCGATCAGAAGGCCCGAGAGTATGAGAATTTGCTGCAGACGCCTAACGCCAATACCATAGACATCACTATACACGAGCTACAATTAACGTGGCTGGTGTATATAATCGGTTCGGCTATAGTGGGTCGCCTGTCCGTTACGACAAGCGATGAGCATGACACAATGGACGCGGAGCTCGTGATAAGGGTCCTGCAACTGATGAGCCTAACCGATGCTCGATTGCCCCAAGCGGGTTGCGAAAAGCTGGAGCTGGCAATACTGAGCTTTTTGGACCAGGTCCGAAAAATGCACAGCAGCGAGCAGGCGCAAAAAGCCAATTTGAACAAGAGACTTAGCGAAGTCTTTGGACTGAGTGACGAGCAAATgcttttaagttttattaatCGCAAAAT CataacaaatttaaagttttgggGACGCTCTGAGCCAATTATCACCAAAACGCTGATGTTATTATCCGATCTCTCTGTGCATTTTAATTCTGTGCGCAAACTGGCACGTCTAGAAGAAGTCCAGTTTATGCTTACACATCACACAAGCGAACATTTCCCATTCCTAGGAACGAATTCCACTTTGAGCGAGATGAGATGTCGCACAATGTTCTACACTTCATTAGGCCGATTGCTGATGTTCGATTTGGGCGAGGATGAAGAAAGATTCTACAATTTTTTGGAACCTTTAACAA ATCAATTCGAGTCCCTTGGCTCTGTGCTGATGGACAATAACATCTTCTCTAATGAAGAGGCTAAGAAGGCCATTATTGGCTTGGCTCGAGACCTCCGTGGATTAGCGCTCCCGCTCAACGCGCGCATTCAATACACCATGCTCTTTGAATGGTTGTATTATGCGGACTATTTGCCCATACTATTGCGTGCGATGGAACTGTGGGCTCACGATCCTGCCGTTACGACACCAATTCTAAAATTGTTTGCCGAACTAGTGCATTGCCGCACCCAAAGGCTGGCAGGCAATGTATCCAGCCCAATGGGCATTCTCCTATTCCGCGAGGCCTCGaaactaatttgtatatacGGCAATCGCATTCTGCACCAAGAAGTTCCACGTGATCGACTTTACCCAATGAGACTTAAGGGAATTGCCATATGCTTCTTGATCTTAAAGAACTCACTTGGCGGCAACTATGTCAATTGTGGGGTATTTAAATTGTACGGAGATGATACATTGGACAGCGTACTCAATATTATCGCCAAGTTGATTCTCACCATAGAACAGAGCGATTTACTT GAATACCCAAAATTATCAACGGCCTACTACAACTTACTAAACTGTCTGTCGCAAGATCATGTTTCTTACTTGGCTGCTTTGGAGCCTGCTGCATtcgtttacattttaaaaagtcTTACCAAAGGACTGGCCGCATTAG aCTCTGCCATTTATATAAGTTGCTGCACAATTTTGGATAGTATTGTTTCGTACATTTTTAAACAGCTCCAGATGAAAG tTTCTACATTTCCAAACAAAAAGCTCCGTAGCTTAAATCAAGAAAATGCGCAATTCTTAAAG GTTGTTGAAATGAATTCTGAGTTACTCCAGAGTATGATGTCCTCATTACTGAACAACGTTTTGGCAGAGGATTGTCGAAACCAGTGGTCCATGTCACGTCCATTGCTGGTTCTCATATTACTTTATGAGGACTATTACCG ATCCTTAAAGGATAGAATTATCTGTGGTCAACCAATTGAAAAGCAACAGACAATGGCGCAATGGTTCGATGATCTGATGGTCGGCATTGAGCGAAATGTTTCCagtaaaaacaaagaaaa ATTCACACAGAATTTGTCCACATTTCGGCGCGATGTAGTTAACCTGCCAAAGTCCACAACAG GCGGTGCTGATTACATCGCGACAAACGCATCTTCAGCAGCGGATCAAAATGCGAATTCCGGGAACCATTCCATGGTTCGG AAACGAAAACATGGGGACAGAAGAGTATTCAAAGATATCGCCggcggcaaataa
- the LOC122623667 gene encoding ran-binding protein 16 isoform X5 produces MDIQQLEVLCKQLYEATDIRIRAEAEKALVTFVSSQDALPKCQLLLDRADSSYAQLLAASTLTKLIQGLSLEQRIDIRSYALNYLATVPNLQHFVVQALVTLLAKITKFGWFDSFKEEMVFQNLLEDVKKFLQGSVEHCTIGVQILSQLVCEMNSVVEMDVHLSFSKNRKIATSYRDQQLFETFLLSCSLLITARDNSKNINFMDESQQALISHVLRLTKNCLSFDFIGSSTDESADDMNNVQIPTAWRPAFLDSNTLKLFFDLYQILPNGLASYSISCLVQMTSVRRSLFSNSERTKFLTHLVEGVRDILNTLHGLSDPDNYHEFCRLLARLKSNYQLGELIAVPCYAEAIQLIAKFTVQSLHVWLFAPNSVHYLLTLWQRMVASVPYVKSPDPHLLGTYTPEVIKAYIDSRLDAVPVIVRDNLDDPLDDLCMVQQQLEQLSVIERCEYNKTCSLLVQHFDQKAREYENLLQTPNANTIDITIHELQLTWLVYIIGSAIVGRLSVTTSDEHDTMDAELVIRVLQLMSLTDARLPQAGCEKLELAILSFLDQVRKMHSSEQAQKANLNKRLSEVFGLSDEQMLLSFINRKIITNLKFWGRSEPIITKTLMLLSDLSVHFNSVRKLARLEEVQFMLTHHTSEHFPFLGTNSTLSEMRCRTMFYTSLGRLLMFDLGEDEERFYNFLEPLTNQFESLGSVLMDNNIFSNEEAKKAIIGLARDLRGLALPLNARIQYTMLFEWLYYADYLPILLRAMELWAHDPAVTTPILKLFAELVHCRTQRLAGNVSSPMGILLFREASKLICIYGNRILHQEVPRDRLYPMRLKGIAICFLILKNSLGGNYVNCGVFKLYGDDTLDSVLNIIAKLILTIEQSDLLEYPKLSTAYYNLLNCLSQDHVSYLAALEPAAFVYILKSLTKGLAALDSAIYISCCTILDSIVSYIFKQLQMKVSTFPNKKLRSLNQENAQFLKVVEMNSELLQSMMSSLLNNVLAEDCRNQWSMSRPLLVLILLYEDYYRSLKDRIICGQPIEKQQTMAQWFDDLMVGIERNVSSKNKEKFTQNLSTFRRDVVNLPKSTTALLPQ; encoded by the exons ATG GATATACAACAGCTGGAGGTGCTTTGCAAGCAACTCTATGAAGCCACAGACATAAGAATACGTGCCGAGGCGGAAAAAGCCCTAGTCACATTTGTAAGCAGCCAGGATGCGCTGCCCAAATGCCAGTTGCTGCTGGACAGAGCCGATTCCAGCTATGCCCAGTTACTGGCCGCCTCCACACTCACCAAACTCATTCAGGGATTAAGTCTGGAGCAGAGGATTGACATTCGCAGCTATGCTCTTAACTATCTGGCCACCGTACCCAATCTGCAGCACTTCGTTGTCCAGGCCTTGGTTACTCTGCTGGCGAAGATAACCAAGTTTGGATGGTTCGATTCGTTCAAGGAGGAAATGGTGTTCCAAAACCTCTTGGAAGATGTCAAAAAGTTCTTGCAG GGCTCCGTTGAGCACTGCACCATTGGCGTCCAAATTCTATCACAACTGGTTTGTGAGATGAACTCAGTTGTCGAGATGGACGTGCACCTGTCCTTCTCCAAAAATCGCAAAATAGCCACATCGTATCGAGACCAGCAACTCTTTGAAACCTTTCTGCTATCCTGCTCTCTGCTGATCACAGCCCGTGATAATAGCAAAAACATTAACTTCATGGACGAGTCGCAGCAAGC gttAATATCACACGTTTTACGTCTAACGAAAAATTGCCTGAGCTTCGACTTTATTGGCAGTTCCACAGATGAATCTGCGGATGATATGAACAACGTTCAG ATACCCACAGCTTGGCGTCCTGCATTCTTAGATTCGAACACACTTAAACTCTTTTTTGATTTATACCAAATTTTGCCCAATGGTTTAGCTAGCTACTCCATATCCTGCCTGGTTCAAATGACATCTGTGCGTCGCTCTCTTTTTAGTAATTCTGAGAGAACAAAATTTCTAACGCACTTGGTCGAAGGAGTCAgagatattttaaatactctCCAC GGCTTGAGTGACCCAGATAACTATCACGAGTTCTGCCGTTTGCTGGCTCGTCTTAAGTCTAATTATCAATTGGGTGAACTTATAGCGGTCCCATGTTATGCTGAAGCAATCCAACTAATAGCTAAGTTTACTGTCCAATCCctgcat GTATGGCTTTTTGCACCGAACAGTGTACATTACTTACTCACACTTTGGCAACGCATGGTTGCGTCTGTACCATATGTTAAGTCCCCGGATCCGCATTTGCTAGGTACCTACACGCCGGAGGTTATCAAGGCGTATATTGACTCGCGCCTGGATGCTGTTCCTGTTATTGTCCGTGACAATTTGGATGATCCACTAGACGATCTGTGTATGGTGCAGCAACAGCTGGAGCAACTGTCGGTAATCGAAAGGTGCGAGTATAACAAGACGTGTAGTCTGCTTGTCCAGCATTTCGATCAGAAGGCCCGAGAGTATGAGAATTTGCTGCAGACGCCTAACGCCAATACCATAGACATCACTATACACGAGCTACAATTAACGTGGCTGGTGTATATAATCGGTTCGGCTATAGTGGGTCGCCTGTCCGTTACGACAAGCGATGAGCATGACACAATGGACGCGGAGCTCGTGATAAGGGTCCTGCAACTGATGAGCCTAACCGATGCTCGATTGCCCCAAGCGGGTTGCGAAAAGCTGGAGCTGGCAATACTGAGCTTTTTGGACCAGGTCCGAAAAATGCACAGCAGCGAGCAGGCGCAAAAAGCCAATTTGAACAAGAGACTTAGCGAAGTCTTTGGACTGAGTGACGAGCAAATgcttttaagttttattaatCGCAAAAT CataacaaatttaaagttttgggGACGCTCTGAGCCAATTATCACCAAAACGCTGATGTTATTATCCGATCTCTCTGTGCATTTTAATTCTGTGCGCAAACTGGCACGTCTAGAAGAAGTCCAGTTTATGCTTACACATCACACAAGCGAACATTTCCCATTCCTAGGAACGAATTCCACTTTGAGCGAGATGAGATGTCGCACAATGTTCTACACTTCATTAGGCCGATTGCTGATGTTCGATTTGGGCGAGGATGAAGAAAGATTCTACAATTTTTTGGAACCTTTAACAA ATCAATTCGAGTCCCTTGGCTCTGTGCTGATGGACAATAACATCTTCTCTAATGAAGAGGCTAAGAAGGCCATTATTGGCTTGGCTCGAGACCTCCGTGGATTAGCGCTCCCGCTCAACGCGCGCATTCAATACACCATGCTCTTTGAATGGTTGTATTATGCGGACTATTTGCCCATACTATTGCGTGCGATGGAACTGTGGGCTCACGATCCTGCCGTTACGACACCAATTCTAAAATTGTTTGCCGAACTAGTGCATTGCCGCACCCAAAGGCTGGCAGGCAATGTATCCAGCCCAATGGGCATTCTCCTATTCCGCGAGGCCTCGaaactaatttgtatatacGGCAATCGCATTCTGCACCAAGAAGTTCCACGTGATCGACTTTACCCAATGAGACTTAAGGGAATTGCCATATGCTTCTTGATCTTAAAGAACTCACTTGGCGGCAACTATGTCAATTGTGGGGTATTTAAATTGTACGGAGATGATACATTGGACAGCGTACTCAATATTATCGCCAAGTTGATTCTCACCATAGAACAGAGCGATTTACTT GAATACCCAAAATTATCAACGGCCTACTACAACTTACTAAACTGTCTGTCGCAAGATCATGTTTCTTACTTGGCTGCTTTGGAGCCTGCTGCATtcgtttacattttaaaaagtcTTACCAAAGGACTGGCCGCATTAG aCTCTGCCATTTATATAAGTTGCTGCACAATTTTGGATAGTATTGTTTCGTACATTTTTAAACAGCTCCAGATGAAAG tTTCTACATTTCCAAACAAAAAGCTCCGTAGCTTAAATCAAGAAAATGCGCAATTCTTAAAG GTTGTTGAAATGAATTCTGAGTTACTCCAGAGTATGATGTCCTCATTACTGAACAACGTTTTGGCAGAGGATTGTCGAAACCAGTGGTCCATGTCACGTCCATTGCTGGTTCTCATATTACTTTATGAGGACTATTACCG ATCCTTAAAGGATAGAATTATCTGTGGTCAACCAATTGAAAAGCAACAGACAATGGCGCAATGGTTCGATGATCTGATGGTCGGCATTGAGCGAAATGTTTCCagtaaaaacaaagaaaa ATTCACACAGAATTTGTCCACATTTCGGCGCGATGTAGTTAACCTGCCAAAGTCCACAACAG ccCTTTTGCCCCAGTAA
- the LOC122623667 gene encoding ran-binding protein 16 isoform X1, with the protein MDIQQLEVLCKQLYEATDIRIRAEAEKALVTFVSSQDALPKCQLLLDRADSSYAQLLAASTLTKLIQGLSLEQRIDIRSYALNYLATVPNLQHFVVQALVTLLAKITKFGWFDSFKEEMVFQNLLEDVKKFLQGSVEHCTIGVQILSQLVCEMNSVVEMDVHLSFSKNRKIATSYRDQQLFETFLLSCSLLITARDNSKNINFMDESQQALISHVLRLTKNCLSFDFIGSSTDESADDMNNVQIPTAWRPAFLDSNTLKLFFDLYQILPNGLASYSISCLVQMTSVRRSLFSNSERTKFLTHLVEGVRDILNTLHGLSDPDNYHEFCRLLARLKSNYQLGELIAVPCYAEAIQLIAKFTVQSLHVWLFAPNSVHYLLTLWQRMVASVPYVKSPDPHLLGTYTPEVIKAYIDSRLDAVPVIVRDNLDDPLDDLCMVQQQLEQLSVIERCEYNKTCSLLVQHFDQKAREYENLLQTPNANTIDITIHELQLTWLVYIIGSAIVGRLSVTTSDEHDTMDAELVIRVLQLMSLTDARLPQAGCEKLELAILSFLDQVRKMHSSEQAQKANLNKRLSEVFGLSDEQMLLSFINRKIITNLKFWGRSEPIITKTLMLLSDLSVHFNSVRKLARLEEVQFMLTHHTSEHFPFLGTNSTLSEMRCRTMFYTSLGRLLMFDLGEDEERFYNFLEPLTNQFESLGSVLMDNNIFSNEEAKKAIIGLARDLRGLALPLNARIQYTMLFEWLYYADYLPILLRAMELWAHDPAVTTPILKLFAELVHCRTQRLAGNVSSPMGILLFREASKLICIYGNRILHQEVPRDRLYPMRLKGIAICFLILKNSLGGNYVNCGVFKLYGDDTLDSVLNIIAKLILTIEQSDLLEYPKLSTAYYNLLNCLSQDHVSYLAALEPAAFVYILKSLTKGLAALDSAIYISCCTILDSIVSYIFKQLQMKVSTFPNKKLRSLNQENAQFLKVVEMNSELLQSMMSSLLNNVLAEDCRNQWSMSRPLLVLILLYEDYYRSLKDRIICGQPIEKQQTMAQWFDDLMVGIERNVSSKNKEKFTQNLSTFRRDVVNLPKSTTGGADYIATNASSAADQNANSGNHSMVRRFRVIDQCATVDSNPVSLSPRHISANGELEEHWWLFD; encoded by the exons ATG GATATACAACAGCTGGAGGTGCTTTGCAAGCAACTCTATGAAGCCACAGACATAAGAATACGTGCCGAGGCGGAAAAAGCCCTAGTCACATTTGTAAGCAGCCAGGATGCGCTGCCCAAATGCCAGTTGCTGCTGGACAGAGCCGATTCCAGCTATGCCCAGTTACTGGCCGCCTCCACACTCACCAAACTCATTCAGGGATTAAGTCTGGAGCAGAGGATTGACATTCGCAGCTATGCTCTTAACTATCTGGCCACCGTACCCAATCTGCAGCACTTCGTTGTCCAGGCCTTGGTTACTCTGCTGGCGAAGATAACCAAGTTTGGATGGTTCGATTCGTTCAAGGAGGAAATGGTGTTCCAAAACCTCTTGGAAGATGTCAAAAAGTTCTTGCAG GGCTCCGTTGAGCACTGCACCATTGGCGTCCAAATTCTATCACAACTGGTTTGTGAGATGAACTCAGTTGTCGAGATGGACGTGCACCTGTCCTTCTCCAAAAATCGCAAAATAGCCACATCGTATCGAGACCAGCAACTCTTTGAAACCTTTCTGCTATCCTGCTCTCTGCTGATCACAGCCCGTGATAATAGCAAAAACATTAACTTCATGGACGAGTCGCAGCAAGC gttAATATCACACGTTTTACGTCTAACGAAAAATTGCCTGAGCTTCGACTTTATTGGCAGTTCCACAGATGAATCTGCGGATGATATGAACAACGTTCAG ATACCCACAGCTTGGCGTCCTGCATTCTTAGATTCGAACACACTTAAACTCTTTTTTGATTTATACCAAATTTTGCCCAATGGTTTAGCTAGCTACTCCATATCCTGCCTGGTTCAAATGACATCTGTGCGTCGCTCTCTTTTTAGTAATTCTGAGAGAACAAAATTTCTAACGCACTTGGTCGAAGGAGTCAgagatattttaaatactctCCAC GGCTTGAGTGACCCAGATAACTATCACGAGTTCTGCCGTTTGCTGGCTCGTCTTAAGTCTAATTATCAATTGGGTGAACTTATAGCGGTCCCATGTTATGCTGAAGCAATCCAACTAATAGCTAAGTTTACTGTCCAATCCctgcat GTATGGCTTTTTGCACCGAACAGTGTACATTACTTACTCACACTTTGGCAACGCATGGTTGCGTCTGTACCATATGTTAAGTCCCCGGATCCGCATTTGCTAGGTACCTACACGCCGGAGGTTATCAAGGCGTATATTGACTCGCGCCTGGATGCTGTTCCTGTTATTGTCCGTGACAATTTGGATGATCCACTAGACGATCTGTGTATGGTGCAGCAACAGCTGGAGCAACTGTCGGTAATCGAAAGGTGCGAGTATAACAAGACGTGTAGTCTGCTTGTCCAGCATTTCGATCAGAAGGCCCGAGAGTATGAGAATTTGCTGCAGACGCCTAACGCCAATACCATAGACATCACTATACACGAGCTACAATTAACGTGGCTGGTGTATATAATCGGTTCGGCTATAGTGGGTCGCCTGTCCGTTACGACAAGCGATGAGCATGACACAATGGACGCGGAGCTCGTGATAAGGGTCCTGCAACTGATGAGCCTAACCGATGCTCGATTGCCCCAAGCGGGTTGCGAAAAGCTGGAGCTGGCAATACTGAGCTTTTTGGACCAGGTCCGAAAAATGCACAGCAGCGAGCAGGCGCAAAAAGCCAATTTGAACAAGAGACTTAGCGAAGTCTTTGGACTGAGTGACGAGCAAATgcttttaagttttattaatCGCAAAAT CataacaaatttaaagttttgggGACGCTCTGAGCCAATTATCACCAAAACGCTGATGTTATTATCCGATCTCTCTGTGCATTTTAATTCTGTGCGCAAACTGGCACGTCTAGAAGAAGTCCAGTTTATGCTTACACATCACACAAGCGAACATTTCCCATTCCTAGGAACGAATTCCACTTTGAGCGAGATGAGATGTCGCACAATGTTCTACACTTCATTAGGCCGATTGCTGATGTTCGATTTGGGCGAGGATGAAGAAAGATTCTACAATTTTTTGGAACCTTTAACAA ATCAATTCGAGTCCCTTGGCTCTGTGCTGATGGACAATAACATCTTCTCTAATGAAGAGGCTAAGAAGGCCATTATTGGCTTGGCTCGAGACCTCCGTGGATTAGCGCTCCCGCTCAACGCGCGCATTCAATACACCATGCTCTTTGAATGGTTGTATTATGCGGACTATTTGCCCATACTATTGCGTGCGATGGAACTGTGGGCTCACGATCCTGCCGTTACGACACCAATTCTAAAATTGTTTGCCGAACTAGTGCATTGCCGCACCCAAAGGCTGGCAGGCAATGTATCCAGCCCAATGGGCATTCTCCTATTCCGCGAGGCCTCGaaactaatttgtatatacGGCAATCGCATTCTGCACCAAGAAGTTCCACGTGATCGACTTTACCCAATGAGACTTAAGGGAATTGCCATATGCTTCTTGATCTTAAAGAACTCACTTGGCGGCAACTATGTCAATTGTGGGGTATTTAAATTGTACGGAGATGATACATTGGACAGCGTACTCAATATTATCGCCAAGTTGATTCTCACCATAGAACAGAGCGATTTACTT GAATACCCAAAATTATCAACGGCCTACTACAACTTACTAAACTGTCTGTCGCAAGATCATGTTTCTTACTTGGCTGCTTTGGAGCCTGCTGCATtcgtttacattttaaaaagtcTTACCAAAGGACTGGCCGCATTAG aCTCTGCCATTTATATAAGTTGCTGCACAATTTTGGATAGTATTGTTTCGTACATTTTTAAACAGCTCCAGATGAAAG tTTCTACATTTCCAAACAAAAAGCTCCGTAGCTTAAATCAAGAAAATGCGCAATTCTTAAAG GTTGTTGAAATGAATTCTGAGTTACTCCAGAGTATGATGTCCTCATTACTGAACAACGTTTTGGCAGAGGATTGTCGAAACCAGTGGTCCATGTCACGTCCATTGCTGGTTCTCATATTACTTTATGAGGACTATTACCG ATCCTTAAAGGATAGAATTATCTGTGGTCAACCAATTGAAAAGCAACAGACAATGGCGCAATGGTTCGATGATCTGATGGTCGGCATTGAGCGAAATGTTTCCagtaaaaacaaagaaaa ATTCACACAGAATTTGTCCACATTTCGGCGCGATGTAGTTAACCTGCCAAAGTCCACAACAG GCGGTGCTGATTACATCGCGACAAACGCATCTTCAGCAGCGGATCAAAATGCGAATTCCGGGAACCATTCCATGGTTCGG CGTTTTCGTGTGATCGACCAATGTGCGACGGTGGATTCGAACCCAGTGAGCCTGAGTCCTCGCCACATTAGTGCTAACGGAGAGCTCGAGGAGCATTGGTGGTTATTCGATTGA